One segment of Rhodopirellula baltica SH 1 DNA contains the following:
- a CDS encoding RecQ family ATP-dependent DNA helicase: MDLLAHLDRCFGFQSFRHGQREACESIVAGKDTIVLMPTGAGKSLCYQLPGILRDGVTLVVSPLISLAKDQAEHLKKAGQPTVVLNSTRTKKQIESARSKIAAGKVKFVLTTPERLQKTDICELLAGVGVGLMVVDEAHCVSQWGHDFRPDYLCLPSIRERLGNPPLAALTATASERTLDEVRCSLRLNDPTIVRTGIDRPNLRIEVVRCYSAEDKLKQLHRALEIEGMLERTEPAIVYCGTTKTADQLAKSFGGLCYHGKMRKADRAAAQEEFMNGRPSVMFATNAFGLGIDKHDLRQVIHVELPGSLESYYQEMGRAGRDGKRSRCTLLYDPSDVDLRKMFAGGMMAASKIMTAHHTLVRGVHELGEDGEVALSKLAPISPLGRVTLKNCFQLLSSRGIVAPAGRGRWRLIADELEHRVADRLEEATRVRSEDRQVALREMVEFAESSKCRWELLREHFGVSETTSSDCLCDQCGAAVVASA, from the coding sequence CTACTCGCTCACCTGGACCGTTGCTTCGGGTTCCAATCCTTTCGTCACGGTCAACGCGAGGCATGCGAGTCGATCGTGGCTGGCAAAGACACGATCGTGTTGATGCCAACCGGGGCCGGTAAGAGCCTGTGCTATCAGCTGCCTGGCATCCTCCGTGATGGAGTGACATTGGTCGTCAGCCCGTTGATTTCGCTTGCCAAAGATCAAGCGGAACATCTGAAGAAGGCTGGTCAGCCAACCGTGGTGCTCAACAGCACGCGTACAAAGAAGCAAATTGAGTCCGCGCGGTCGAAGATTGCCGCGGGAAAGGTCAAGTTCGTTCTCACGACACCCGAACGATTGCAGAAAACTGATATCTGCGAATTGCTGGCCGGTGTGGGAGTCGGGTTGATGGTCGTCGATGAGGCTCACTGCGTTAGCCAATGGGGGCACGATTTTCGCCCGGATTATTTGTGCCTGCCATCCATTCGCGAACGTTTGGGGAATCCGCCGTTGGCTGCTCTCACCGCAACCGCATCGGAACGAACCTTGGATGAAGTCCGATGCTCGCTGCGTTTGAATGATCCAACCATTGTGCGAACTGGAATCGACCGACCCAATCTCCGGATCGAAGTTGTTCGTTGCTATTCGGCGGAAGACAAACTGAAACAGTTGCACCGGGCTCTCGAGATCGAAGGCATGCTGGAACGCACCGAGCCGGCGATTGTTTATTGCGGAACGACCAAGACGGCTGACCAGTTGGCGAAGTCCTTCGGTGGGTTGTGCTACCACGGCAAAATGCGAAAGGCCGATCGAGCCGCCGCTCAAGAAGAGTTCATGAACGGCCGTCCGAGCGTGATGTTTGCGACCAATGCGTTTGGGTTGGGCATCGACAAACATGACCTCCGACAAGTTATCCATGTTGAGTTGCCTGGATCGTTGGAGTCGTACTACCAAGAGATGGGACGAGCCGGGCGAGACGGCAAGCGATCGCGTTGCACACTGCTGTACGATCCGTCCGATGTGGACCTGCGGAAGATGTTTGCGGGCGGGATGATGGCTGCGAGCAAGATCATGACGGCGCATCACACGTTGGTTCGCGGGGTTCACGAGTTGGGCGAAGATGGCGAGGTGGCTTTGTCGAAGCTGGCACCGATCAGTCCGCTCGGCCGGGTCACGTTGAAGAACTGTTTTCAGTTGTTGTCGTCTCGCGGCATCGTTGCACCAGCCGGACGCGGGCGATGGCGTTTGATTGCGGACGAGCTCGAGCACCGTGTCGCGGATCGGTTGGAGGAAGCGACTCGAGTGAGATCGGAGGATCGTCAGGTGGCGTTGCGCGAGATGGTGGAGTTTGCCGAGTCATCGAAGTGTCGTTGGGAGTTGCTCCGTGAGCACTTTGGCGTCAGCGAAACGACGAGCTCGGATTGTCTGTGTGACCAGTGTGGAGCCGCCGTGGTCGCGAGTGCGTGA
- a CDS encoding TadE/TadG family type IV pilus assembly protein, with the protein MKHDQIIRAKRGAALMEFVMCLPVLLVITLGTLETCRMIYLRQSLKLAAYECARLAIVPGVDSQMVQDQCDVFLLGRGIRGYTFTCTPADPRDAIYGELVTTNVSMKAESNAIVGAWFYRGKTLSESVSIMAEY; encoded by the coding sequence ATGAAGCATGATCAGATCATTCGAGCCAAACGCGGGGCCGCGTTGATGGAGTTCGTGATGTGCTTGCCAGTTCTACTGGTGATCACACTGGGGACGTTGGAAACTTGTCGCATGATCTATCTGCGTCAGTCATTGAAGCTTGCAGCTTACGAGTGCGCACGGTTGGCCATCGTTCCTGGTGTCGACAGCCAGATGGTTCAGGATCAATGCGATGTCTTTTTGCTTGGCCGCGGCATCCGAGGTTACACGTTCACTTGCACTCCAGCCGATCCAAGAGACGCAATCTATGGCGAGTTGGTCACAACGAACGTTAGCATGAAAGCAGAGTCCAACGCAATTGTTGGAGCTTGGTTTTACCGGGGCAAGACGTTGTCAGAATCCGTTTCCATCATGGCGGAGTATTGA
- the gluQRS gene encoding tRNA glutamyl-Q(34) synthetase GluQRS: MSSAVCRLAPSPTGAQHLGNARTFLIAYWSARAQNARLILRIEDIDSPRIKPWATEQAITDLRWLGMDWDGDPIVQTERSPLYDEARNQLMDADRVYPCSCTRRDIEAAASAPHESEASGWTPDAPVYPGTCASWKNGDPLPEDKPFCFRFRMQATPDRFFDRVHGEVACNPIQDIGDFPITRKAESAADCLAAYQLAVVVDDIDAGVTEVVRGDDLILSTFRQLQLYEALGHSPPSHAHVPLVTGTDGRRLAKRHGDTRLSHFREQGMPPETIVRWAAKSSGLCPDSDAALSERTLDQIHQQMIDRFDWVRIHRQPTVVDDFGSTTD, encoded by the coding sequence ATGTCCAGTGCCGTTTGCCGCTTGGCACCTTCCCCGACGGGGGCACAACATCTTGGCAACGCGAGAACGTTTCTGATCGCGTACTGGAGTGCACGAGCACAAAACGCTCGTTTGATCTTGCGAATCGAGGACATCGATTCGCCTCGGATCAAACCTTGGGCGACCGAACAAGCCATCACGGATCTGAGATGGCTCGGCATGGACTGGGACGGTGATCCGATCGTTCAAACCGAACGTTCGCCGCTGTACGACGAAGCACGCAACCAATTGATGGACGCCGATCGCGTGTACCCATGCAGTTGCACGCGGCGTGACATCGAAGCCGCCGCCTCCGCGCCCCACGAAAGCGAAGCGTCCGGATGGACACCCGATGCGCCCGTCTACCCTGGCACCTGTGCAAGCTGGAAGAACGGCGATCCGCTGCCCGAAGACAAACCGTTCTGCTTTCGCTTTCGAATGCAAGCGACACCCGATCGTTTCTTCGATCGAGTTCACGGCGAAGTCGCTTGCAATCCCATCCAAGACATCGGTGACTTTCCCATCACGAGAAAAGCCGAATCAGCAGCAGACTGTTTGGCAGCGTATCAACTGGCGGTCGTCGTCGATGACATTGATGCGGGAGTCACGGAAGTGGTCCGCGGTGATGACTTGATTCTCAGCACCTTCCGGCAACTGCAACTCTACGAAGCCCTGGGACATTCGCCACCCAGCCACGCGCATGTGCCACTGGTCACGGGTACCGACGGACGTCGACTCGCCAAGCGTCACGGCGACACACGCCTCTCGCACTTTCGTGAACAAGGCATGCCGCCCGAAACAATTGTCCGCTGGGCAGCGAAGAGTTCGGGACTGTGCCCCGATTCGGATGCCGCGCTTTCAGAAAGGACGCTCGATCAAATCCACCAGCAAATGATCGATCGATTCGACTGGGTTCGCATCCATCGCCAACCAACCGTCGTCGACGACTTCGGCTCCACAACGGACTGA
- a CDS encoding TadE/TadG family type IV pilus assembly protein, which translates to MASQARQIKAQRRVPRQGAALVEFAVVLPVIMLFLTAMVEISRILMLQHTADTAAYEAARCAMVPGATVTEAEWEAYALIEAAGLTNTAVTVTPAEITEETAFITVRVEVPANDNSWMLSSQFTDVVVASEVTLLTERSPIVRLTGIPGLKAKKSKLKGEKPEI; encoded by the coding sequence ATGGCATCCCAGGCTCGTCAAATCAAAGCACAACGGCGCGTACCAAGGCAGGGAGCTGCATTGGTTGAGTTCGCAGTTGTGTTGCCTGTCATTATGTTGTTTTTGACGGCGATGGTTGAAATCTCGCGGATTCTGATGCTGCAACACACCGCTGACACTGCAGCCTATGAAGCGGCGCGATGCGCGATGGTTCCTGGCGCGACGGTGACCGAAGCCGAATGGGAAGCTTATGCTCTCATCGAAGCGGCGGGTCTAACAAACACTGCTGTGACTGTTACCCCCGCAGAGATAACCGAAGAGACAGCCTTCATCACGGTGCGAGTCGAAGTTCCCGCGAATGACAACAGTTGGATGTTGAGCAGCCAGTTCACCGATGTTGTTGTGGCGAGTGAGGTGACTCTCCTGACGGAAAGATCTCCGATTGTTCGTTTAACCGGCATTCCTGGGTTGAAGGCCAAGAAATCGAAACTCAAGGGTGAGAAGCCTGAGATCTAA
- a CDS encoding GxxExxY protein, whose product MTDVIIGAAIEVHRRLGPGLLEHVYRRCLAYELRKRGLAVVEEKPVAIEYDDLHEPCAFRADLLVEELVVVELKAKTQIHPIDKTQTLSYLRLMNLNVGLLINFHEAKLIDGLHRIVNRYGGPKPS is encoded by the coding sequence GTGACTGATGTAATCATTGGTGCCGCGATCGAAGTTCATCGCCGACTCGGTCCGGGGCTCTTGGAGCATGTTTATCGACGTTGTCTGGCATACGAACTTCGGAAGCGAGGTTTGGCGGTCGTGGAGGAGAAGCCTGTCGCGATTGAGTACGACGATCTGCACGAACCTTGTGCTTTTCGTGCTGATCTCTTGGTGGAAGAGTTGGTGGTCGTTGAATTGAAAGCGAAGACTCAAATCCATCCCATCGACAAAACGCAGACTCTGTCGTATCTGCGTTTGATGAATCTGAATGTTGGGTTGCTCATCAATTTTCACGAAGCAAAGTTGATCGACGGGCTGCACCGTATCGTCAACCGATACGGAGGCCCCAAACCAAGTTGA
- a CDS encoding RNA polymerase sigma factor — translation MNPRQQERQLQVWLEKHQGLLVKVARSFASNRHDQDDLLQEIGLQLWRSIPTLSPNVAESTWIYRVALYTAISWTRKDSKHQNKRQTLAEEPITKQATPDPRVDWLYEKIAELNPIDRSLALMMLDGIRHREIAESLGLSENNVGVRLHRIKKHLSSLLHQETTDEL, via the coding sequence ATGAATCCACGCCAACAGGAACGACAGCTCCAGGTTTGGCTGGAGAAACATCAAGGCTTGTTGGTCAAAGTCGCTCGTTCTTTCGCTAGCAACCGCCATGATCAAGACGACCTGCTGCAAGAGATTGGACTGCAGCTTTGGCGTTCAATTCCAACCCTGAGCCCCAACGTCGCGGAGTCCACTTGGATCTACCGAGTCGCGTTGTACACGGCAATCAGTTGGACTCGCAAAGATTCCAAGCATCAAAACAAGCGACAAACGCTCGCCGAGGAACCGATCACGAAGCAGGCCACCCCGGACCCACGCGTGGATTGGTTGTACGAAAAGATTGCTGAACTGAATCCCATCGACCGTTCGCTCGCCCTGATGATGCTCGATGGCATCCGGCACCGTGAGATCGCCGAATCACTTGGTCTTTCAGAAAACAACGTTGGCGTTCGACTGCATCGCATCAAGAAGCACCTGTCCTCGCTCCTCCACCAGGAAACCACCGATGAACTTTGA
- a CDS encoding TetR/AcrR family transcriptional regulator, whose product MPVENESPRRIGRPRRFDREQTLLAIVDVFWRLGFNQTSFRELEAATGEGRQSLVNAFGDKESIFEKAIQCYIDHRVNEVIDLLRGEGEPLDRIAKVVARWEADAKAPDDRGCLLVNTGGEIGPKNAAIADRMANSTQRLVNEFAKTYQQAMRSGVIATKPTAKSLARLTVALGDGALLQARVSGDAVAAKQTLTTLTELIRRH is encoded by the coding sequence ATGCCTGTTGAAAATGAATCGCCGCGACGGATTGGGCGGCCTCGTCGGTTTGACCGTGAGCAGACTTTGCTGGCGATCGTTGATGTTTTTTGGCGATTGGGATTCAATCAAACCAGCTTTCGTGAATTGGAAGCCGCCACGGGGGAAGGTCGCCAAAGTTTGGTGAACGCCTTTGGGGACAAGGAATCCATCTTTGAAAAAGCCATTCAGTGCTACATCGATCACCGCGTCAATGAAGTGATCGATTTGCTTCGTGGCGAAGGGGAGCCTCTGGACCGAATCGCGAAAGTGGTGGCTCGGTGGGAAGCGGATGCAAAGGCACCCGATGATCGCGGATGCTTGTTGGTCAACACCGGCGGCGAGATTGGCCCGAAAAATGCGGCCATCGCGGATCGGATGGCAAACTCGACCCAACGTTTGGTCAACGAGTTTGCAAAGACTTATCAACAAGCGATGAGGTCAGGTGTGATCGCGACCAAGCCAACCGCGAAATCGTTGGCTCGGCTCACCGTCGCCTTGGGCGATGGGGCACTGTTGCAGGCTCGAGTCAGTGGCGACGCGGTTGCCGCGAAGCAAACGCTGACGACGCTGACAGAATTGATTCGCCGTCACTGA
- a CDS encoding zinc-binding metallopeptidase family protein, giving the protein MKRSNDSLQGFLHLLRALIREPSVVGVEDAFFRVLRRELEEFPVTITRYHGLLVAQGSEPESNYLSAHVDRHGLLCTGPREFQYAAFIAGNRGELNGDSISEQFMELIAGRFRGQRVQAHTPYAGSYLGQGTITESFICPRRKNLIFDIDGLDFLQPGTPISFVDRLREEDGQISAQLDNVVSVAILIEMIRRGFRGTAFFTAGEECGRSYRYVAEWFQRFDLKTQRLIVLDTSPFPTQEDLNAQEVVLRNRDSVAEFEPTVTDELREVCDQLKVTHRFKDEYVIELNKTREKQSSIGRTELGRLIDATSGDVTGTTLQLPTSSYHTQTETANLSSVEAVLKVLTRLTGASV; this is encoded by the coding sequence ATGAAACGCTCCAACGACTCGCTTCAAGGTTTCTTGCATCTGCTACGGGCTCTCATTCGTGAACCGTCGGTTGTCGGAGTGGAAGATGCTTTTTTTCGTGTCTTGCGGCGTGAGTTGGAAGAATTCCCGGTCACGATCACGCGTTATCACGGGTTGCTGGTCGCTCAAGGCAGCGAACCAGAAAGCAATTACCTGTCCGCTCACGTCGATCGTCACGGGTTGCTGTGCACGGGGCCACGGGAGTTTCAGTACGCGGCATTCATCGCTGGAAACCGTGGGGAGCTGAACGGGGATTCGATCTCGGAACAGTTCATGGAATTGATCGCTGGTCGTTTTCGTGGACAACGCGTGCAAGCGCACACGCCGTACGCGGGATCCTATTTGGGACAGGGGACGATCACGGAATCGTTCATCTGTCCGCGTCGCAAGAACTTGATCTTCGACATCGACGGGCTCGACTTCTTGCAACCGGGAACACCGATTTCGTTTGTGGATCGACTGCGGGAAGAAGACGGGCAGATTTCCGCTCAACTCGACAACGTCGTGTCAGTCGCCATTTTGATCGAAATGATCCGTCGAGGTTTTCGCGGAACGGCATTCTTCACCGCGGGCGAAGAGTGCGGCCGCAGCTATCGATACGTCGCGGAGTGGTTCCAGCGTTTTGATTTGAAGACACAACGACTGATCGTGTTGGACACCAGTCCGTTCCCGACGCAGGAGGATTTGAACGCTCAAGAAGTGGTGCTTCGCAATCGCGATTCGGTCGCCGAGTTTGAACCCACCGTCACGGACGAACTCAGAGAGGTCTGCGATCAATTGAAGGTGACGCATCGATTCAAAGACGAGTACGTGATCGAGCTGAACAAGACACGTGAGAAGCAAAGCTCCATCGGCCGAACAGAACTCGGACGATTGATTGACGCAACCAGCGGTGACGTGACCGGAACAACGCTGCAGTTGCCGACGTCGTCCTATCACACCCAAACTGAAACGGCCAATTTGTCGAGCGTCGAAGCGGTACTCAAAGTCTTGACGCGACTGACCGGTGCGAGTGTTTGA
- a CDS encoding DUF5060 domain-containing protein produces the protein MRQPILLQCFLIGYLWFGHTAAGAEETPQQWKVSELRFQVETLSDNPVDTPFSATFTSEAGHSITAPGFYDGDRTYCIRFTPSVSGQWNYTTTSTTHELNNQSGKLTVSPATDQLRGGIELDPNNDRQFRFQNGDRYFPIAFECDWLFALDAENADDIPKTRKFVDTLAENGFNQVVLNVFAYDVKWAKADRLDAKYEYGSPKVYPFAGDNESPDHSKLNIEYFQRLDRVIEYLDQKGIAAHLMVYVWNKRVNWPEANSVADNRYFDYVVRRYQAYPNLIWDISKEALGYGHNDVNYIHGRIERLRDLDAYKRLITVHDYSYCRRFADKIDFVSVQLWQSELYHVMRDVCKNIPGKPILNIEHGGYEKGPYVVFNGNYTSPEVCLERAYQCVFAGTFPTHYWQGAAWNVIVPDVTELAPEDRPRLDYYRHLQTLVEKYDLGNLIAGDKHSNAGFSLHNGKGQILYYVPKENDFLGLRLPSEVRGQTMSLTWFNPFDGTFSETTQQKIDQWPAVKVPGEDGFRILILDHPDPNQ, from the coding sequence ATGCGTCAGCCAATTCTGCTCCAGTGTTTTCTCATCGGCTATTTGTGGTTCGGACACACCGCGGCTGGAGCGGAAGAAACGCCACAACAGTGGAAGGTTAGCGAGCTTCGATTCCAAGTCGAAACGTTGTCAGACAATCCGGTCGACACACCGTTCTCAGCGACCTTCACCAGCGAAGCCGGCCATTCCATCACAGCCCCCGGTTTCTACGACGGCGACCGAACCTATTGCATCCGCTTCACTCCGTCCGTGTCCGGTCAATGGAACTACACGACGACTTCGACCACCCACGAACTGAACAATCAATCGGGCAAACTGACCGTGTCGCCTGCCACTGATCAGCTTCGCGGCGGAATCGAGCTGGATCCAAACAACGATCGTCAGTTTCGATTTCAAAACGGCGATCGCTATTTCCCGATCGCCTTCGAATGCGATTGGTTGTTCGCACTCGACGCTGAGAACGCGGACGACATCCCCAAGACCCGAAAGTTCGTCGACACGCTGGCAGAAAATGGATTCAACCAAGTCGTCCTGAACGTGTTCGCCTACGACGTCAAATGGGCCAAAGCCGATCGCCTGGACGCCAAGTACGAATACGGCAGCCCCAAGGTCTATCCTTTCGCTGGCGACAACGAATCACCCGATCATTCGAAACTCAACATCGAGTACTTTCAACGCCTCGATCGCGTGATCGAATACCTTGATCAAAAGGGCATCGCCGCTCACCTGATGGTCTACGTTTGGAACAAACGTGTGAACTGGCCGGAAGCCAACTCAGTGGCCGACAACCGCTACTTCGATTACGTCGTCCGTCGCTACCAAGCCTACCCGAACCTGATCTGGGACATCTCCAAAGAAGCTCTCGGGTATGGCCACAACGATGTCAACTACATCCACGGCCGCATCGAACGTTTGCGGGATTTGGATGCCTACAAACGTTTGATCACCGTGCATGATTACAGTTATTGCCGACGCTTCGCTGACAAGATCGATTTTGTTTCGGTCCAGCTTTGGCAATCCGAGCTGTACCACGTGATGCGTGACGTCTGCAAAAACATCCCTGGCAAACCAATCCTCAACATCGAACATGGCGGCTACGAGAAAGGCCCGTACGTGGTCTTCAACGGCAACTACACCTCACCGGAGGTCTGCCTGGAACGAGCCTACCAGTGTGTTTTTGCCGGCACGTTCCCAACCCATTATTGGCAAGGCGCTGCATGGAACGTGATCGTTCCTGACGTCACCGAACTCGCCCCCGAAGACCGTCCGCGACTGGACTACTACCGCCACCTGCAAACCCTGGTCGAAAAGTACGACCTCGGCAATCTGATCGCCGGTGACAAACACAGCAACGCCGGCTTCAGCCTCCACAATGGCAAGGGACAAATTCTCTATTACGTCCCCAAAGAAAACGATTTCTTGGGATTGCGACTGCCCAGCGAAGTCCGTGGTCAAACGATGAGTTTGACTTGGTTCAATCCCTTCGACGGCACGTTCAGTGAAACGACCCAGCAGAAGATTGACCAGTGGCCCGCCGTGAAGGTGCCTGGCGAAGATGGATTCCGCATCCTCATTCTGGATCATCCCGACCCGAACCAGTGA
- a CDS encoding alpha/beta fold hydrolase translates to MNIQDFRKRQQTLSLDGVINEPLNVAYTDVGEGEPLLLLHGIPTWSFLFHDVIDTLSQHYRVIAPDMIGYGYSDRRDQFDRSIEFQADFVERFLEHLDVDSAHFVAHDIGGGVALILADRKPELVRSMVLSNSVAYDSWPVDEMLALGHPRNAKMKPEEMTEKLVESFQFGLSRPERLTEEFKEGIVTPYQERDGIVSLVRNAASLNTNHTTPLTSRLGQMQQPTLLLWGEDDKWQPISTAEQLVKDMPNAELHPMKNCSHWVPQDNPEEFASATLEFLQKIPVAV, encoded by the coding sequence ATGAATATTCAAGACTTTCGTAAACGTCAACAAACGCTTTCGCTCGACGGCGTGATCAATGAACCGCTGAATGTCGCCTACACCGATGTGGGCGAAGGCGAACCACTTCTGTTGTTGCATGGCATTCCAACGTGGTCGTTTTTGTTTCATGACGTGATCGACACGCTCTCTCAGCATTACCGAGTGATTGCGCCGGACATGATCGGTTATGGCTACTCTGATCGCCGTGACCAGTTTGATCGTTCGATTGAATTCCAGGCTGACTTCGTCGAGCGGTTCCTCGAACACTTGGATGTCGACAGCGCCCACTTTGTCGCTCATGACATTGGTGGCGGTGTGGCACTGATCTTGGCAGACCGAAAACCGGAACTGGTTCGGTCGATGGTGTTGTCCAACAGTGTCGCTTACGACAGTTGGCCCGTCGACGAGATGCTCGCGTTGGGGCATCCCCGCAATGCGAAGATGAAACCCGAAGAGATGACCGAAAAGTTGGTCGAGAGTTTTCAGTTTGGTTTGTCGCGTCCGGAACGCCTCACCGAAGAGTTCAAGGAAGGCATCGTGACGCCTTATCAAGAACGCGACGGGATCGTGAGTTTGGTTCGCAACGCGGCGAGCTTGAACACCAACCACACCACTCCCCTGACCAGTCGTCTGGGACAGATGCAGCAGCCGACGTTGTTGCTGTGGGGCGAAGATGACAAATGGCAACCGATCAGCACCGCGGAGCAGTTGGTCAAGGACATGCCAAACGCCGAACTGCATCCGATGAAGAATTGTTCTCACTGGGTGCCGCAAGACAATCCAGAGGAGTTTGCCAGTGCGACACTGGAGTTCCTGCAGAAAATCCCGGTTGCGGTGTGA
- a CDS encoding vWA domain-containing protein, protein MLANIDANSACNESQGGRFTLNVVDKARLRSRSGTTVVMLVILLPVMLAVAAYCINVVYMEMARTELQISTDLATRAAGRVLAVTGDKAEAIEAAERLLEANPYLDRTLSIGDADIIFGKSNRTEENRRYEFTPDKKVNSVSLRAFGADDVPMLFPTMGVPIEFRPIKQAVATQVELDIAIVLDRSGSMAFSHDEVAKNGSPSSAPPGWKMGHAVPENARWLDTVAAVNGFLDIMEDSSHDERVSLSTYSDKSKADVKLTGDYTEIRAAMNAHSTKFKGGATNIGSGILEGGATLGDKKLARSWASRVLIVMSDGIHNTGIEPIPAAQQVANEKIMIFTVTFSDEANVQEMEKVAVSGGGQHFHAKDSQQLTEAFRKIAKSLPTLITF, encoded by the coding sequence ATGCTTGCCAATATTGATGCTAACTCAGCTTGCAATGAATCGCAGGGCGGTCGCTTCACCCTGAACGTTGTTGACAAAGCCAGATTGAGAAGTCGAAGCGGCACGACGGTCGTCATGCTCGTGATTTTGTTGCCGGTGATGCTAGCTGTGGCGGCTTATTGCATTAACGTCGTTTACATGGAAATGGCGCGGACGGAACTGCAGATTTCAACGGATCTTGCGACACGCGCCGCAGGCCGGGTTCTCGCTGTGACGGGTGACAAAGCCGAGGCGATTGAAGCGGCAGAGCGACTGTTGGAAGCCAACCCCTATCTCGATCGAACGTTGTCGATTGGAGATGCCGATATCATCTTTGGAAAGTCGAACCGAACAGAGGAAAACAGACGTTACGAGTTCACTCCTGACAAAAAGGTGAACTCGGTCAGTCTTCGCGCTTTTGGTGCGGATGATGTTCCAATGCTGTTTCCGACCATGGGGGTACCGATCGAATTTCGGCCGATCAAGCAAGCGGTCGCCACCCAGGTCGAACTGGACATCGCGATCGTTCTTGACCGTTCCGGATCGATGGCGTTTTCGCATGATGAGGTGGCAAAGAACGGTTCACCATCGTCGGCGCCGCCCGGGTGGAAGATGGGGCATGCGGTCCCCGAGAATGCCAGATGGCTCGACACCGTCGCGGCAGTCAACGGATTCCTAGACATCATGGAAGATTCCAGCCACGACGAGCGAGTGTCGCTGAGTACCTACAGTGACAAGTCAAAAGCTGACGTGAAGTTGACGGGCGACTACACAGAGATCAGAGCGGCTATGAACGCACACTCCACCAAATTCAAAGGTGGGGCAACCAATATTGGATCGGGAATTCTTGAGGGCGGAGCGACGCTCGGTGACAAGAAGCTCGCGAGGTCGTGGGCTTCGCGGGTCCTGATTGTGATGAGTGATGGGATTCACAACACAGGAATTGAACCCATTCCTGCTGCCCAGCAGGTTGCTAACGAAAAGATCATGATTTTCACGGTGACCTTTTCTGATGAAGCGAATGTCCAAGAAATGGAAAAGGTCGCGGTCTCAGGAGGAGGGCAGCATTTTCACGCCAAGGATTCGCAACAGTTGACAGAGGCGTTTCGTAAGATCGCCAAAAGCCTCCCCACATTGATCACGTTTTAG
- the acuI gene encoding acrylyl-CoA reductase (NADPH), producing MKGVLVEKDDSGIRAELRELDEQQLPEGNVTIRVHWSSFNYKDVLAITGKMPVIRSFPMVPGIDLAGVVESSDDERYQVGQEVLVTGYGIGEAHWGGYAELARVPGDWLVPLPEGLTLRQSMAIGTAGFTAMLCVMALERGGVTPEQGPVLVTGAGGGVGSVAIGLLSKLGYEVAAVSGRPEAEDYLKELGAREVLPRSDFSEPGKPLGKERWAGAVDVVGSHTLANICASTQYDGVVTACGLAGGMEFPATVAPFILRGVTLVGIDSVQCKQPRRSEAWQRLVEDLDLAKLETMTNEIQLDDVIKTAKNWGQSDHRGRVVVSVQG from the coding sequence ATGAAAGGCGTCTTGGTCGAAAAGGACGACTCGGGTATTCGAGCTGAACTACGAGAACTCGATGAGCAGCAATTGCCCGAGGGCAACGTCACCATTCGGGTGCACTGGTCGAGCTTCAACTACAAAGACGTGCTGGCGATCACGGGAAAGATGCCGGTGATTCGATCGTTCCCGATGGTGCCCGGAATCGATTTGGCTGGAGTGGTCGAATCGAGCGACGACGAACGCTATCAAGTCGGTCAAGAGGTTTTGGTAACGGGCTACGGAATCGGTGAGGCTCACTGGGGCGGGTACGCGGAATTGGCTCGTGTGCCCGGCGATTGGTTGGTGCCATTGCCTGAGGGTTTGACGCTGCGTCAATCAATGGCGATCGGGACGGCCGGTTTCACTGCGATGTTGTGTGTGATGGCGTTGGAACGTGGCGGTGTCACGCCTGAGCAAGGCCCGGTCTTGGTGACGGGGGCTGGCGGAGGCGTCGGTAGCGTCGCGATCGGTTTGCTCTCCAAGCTGGGGTACGAAGTCGCAGCCGTTTCGGGACGTCCGGAAGCTGAGGACTATTTGAAAGAACTTGGTGCCCGTGAAGTCTTGCCGCGATCCGATTTTTCAGAGCCCGGCAAACCGCTGGGCAAAGAGCGTTGGGCGGGGGCGGTGGATGTGGTCGGCAGTCACACGCTTGCAAACATTTGTGCGTCCACCCAATACGACGGCGTTGTGACCGCGTGCGGGTTGGCTGGTGGAATGGAATTTCCCGCCACTGTGGCTCCGTTCATTCTGCGAGGCGTGACGTTGGTTGGAATCGACAGTGTTCAGTGCAAGCAACCTCGACGCTCGGAAGCTTGGCAGCGATTGGTTGAAGATTTGGACCTGGCGAAATTGGAAACGATGACCAACGAGATTCAACTGGACGATGTGATCAAGACGGCGAAGAATTGGGGGCAGAGTGATCACCGTGGACGAGTTGTGGTGTCGGTTCAGGGTTAG